The stretch of DNA TTTGGTCGTGCACATAATTCGTTGTCTGACTCGCGATTTGAGATATCACACGCGTTTCACCTTAAGCGTTTCaccttaatttgtttttataaacagCCTCTATCGCGTATATCTTATCACTCTGATGAAGTTTCTTTTTGATAGCGCTCAACATTCCCTCCATTTGGTAATATTGTGCCTCGAAGTACAGTTCGTAAAGAATCCTCGTATAATAGGGTAGGGTCTTTACGTCACAAGTTGCACCATCCCTCAAGTAATTTAAAATGAGATGGATCTCGGTCAATGAAAAAGGTTCTTTCCTGATATGCTTCAAATACTCTTGGTTCACATGCGATTACGGGAAAGGTGGATCCTGGGTCGTTTTTGAGGTGACCAAACTCGAAATGTCTTCCCCCTATGTTTAGGACGATAAAGGCACATGAGTCCTTTTAAGATTTGCTTGATTTCTGGTGGTCTTAGTAAGTTCAGGAGACGGAGCTGTTGAAGGTTTCGCCATGACAGACACGTCTCTAGACTTGACTGGGGCATTTAGTCCATGATTGCTTCCCTTTACTCCATTTTTTGATGACATCGGTCTCCTGCATATCTTTGGGTGCATCGGATTGCTCTTTTGTTCCCTGTTCCTCTGGTCGCTCTTCCGTTCCTTCTTCCTCAGGCTGGTTCCTGTTCTTTTCCTCTTGGTCTATATGCTCCAACTCAGAGAAACTCAGTCCAGCAGAGTTTGAAAAAAGATGTAAAATTTCCTCTAAACCTCAGTATCCTGTTATGCCTGATTTCCCTGTAACGGCATATTCAAACTCCAAAAAAAACATCAACCCTACTAAAGCAGCTGGTCCAGACAACCTTAAACcaaaaatccttaaaaaattGGCAGAAGATATAGCACCTATCTTAACCATCATCTATCAGCAGTCTCTTGTCCAAGGCAAAGTACCATCTGACTGGAAAACAGCTCATGTCACGCCCGTATATAAGTCCAAAATTTACTCCTGAAAACTATCGCCCTATttcacttacatgtatatacggcAAGATCATGGAGCATATCATTGTCAGTCAGATCATGACATATGCAGATACAAATAACATCCTGTATCCTCTCCAGCATGGCTTCCGCAAACTAATATAATGCGAAAGCTAGCTGATTGAGTTCATGGATGACATCTCAAATAACATGGATGAGGGCACTCAGACAGACAATCTCATTATGGACTTCTCCAAGGCATTTGATAAAGTTAGTTATCCCCTCCTTATTCCTAAGTTGAGGCACTTTTGTATTAATGACTCTGTCACGACCTGGATCGGAGACTTCTTATCAGAAAGAACAAAGGCTTTTCTTGTAGAAAGGGAGAAGTCTGACTATGTGAATGTATTGTCTGGGGATGGGGTCCCCAAAGGGCTCGGTCATCGGCCCATACTGTtctttttctatataaatgacataccaaTAGGCTTGGACGCCACAGTTCGTCTATTTGCGGATGACACTATCGCCTATCTGGCATTATCATCTCATAGCGACACTGCTAAGCTACAGAAAAATCCTGACTGTTAAGCTGAGTGGGAATCATTCTGGAAAATGTCCTTCATCCAAATAAGTGTAATGTCATGTCACTCACTTACTAAAAACAAATCTCCCTTTAGAACATCTATACTCTACATGGACAACCAATCCAGCACGTGGATGAGGCCAAATATCTGGGCCTAAATATCCAAGCAAAACTAAAATGGGACACTCACATTCGAGACACTCTGGGCTTTATCAGAAGAAATCTAAAACTGGGTTCAACATCTTTGAAAGAAAATGCCTACAAGGCCCTAGTAAGACCATCATTAGAATATGCCTGTTGTGCTTGGGATCATACACAAAGACTGACATAAACCGGATAGAGATGGTCCAACATAGGGCAGCCCGCTTCGTCACCAACAGACACAGGAACATGTCCAGTGTCAGCTCAATGCTGAGCAGTCTGAGTTGGCCGGTCTTAGAGAAGTGACGAAAGGATATACGCTTCTGCACTTTCTTCAAGATAGTGCATGTTCAAATCGCCATATCCAAGGACGCACTTGTAGCTCCTACTCGTCTCACCAGGCACTCTAACCTTCCAGATCCCTTCATGTAAAACTCATTTTTCCAACGAACCACATCAGATTGGAACAGTTTACATCCAGATATTTGTAAAATCACCATTTATAATAACATCTTTACTGAAACTGTGAGATTCATTTTATGATTATAGGTATCAAACATACCTATAATCATACATACAGTCATATTATGAAtacaatttaagaaaaataagtCAAAGCCaattgtaaatgtgttacatttcACAGATTTTTTGTAAAAACAGCCATTAGTTATTACAGATTGTGTACACCTCCAATGGTTTGGAAATAGGATTTTTGCTTGAGCAGTTGctataaatataaacacttAAAACTCTCTGAATACATGTGATACTCTGTGATACACGATTCAAATGATGGTCGTAGGCGGTCATTGTTATTCTATCAAAGATATGTTTCCTTCACAGTGCCTGCACAATTTGAACAATAACCTGCTGCTGGACCATTAAACATCACATTGTCAAATCCAAAATACTTTACAAGTTCTACTCGGAGACAAGATGTAGTGTTCTTACAGAATTCTGCCATTGCTGATGATAGACCCTTTCTATTCTTACATGTAGCTATGTCACTGTTATTGTAATGTAAAACAGCTTTGGTTCTAGCGCCATCCCTGCCGGCTCTACCAATTTCCTGAGCATACTTTTCTAAAGTCGTTGGTGGTCTGCAGTGGATTATACGCCGGATGTGAGGAGCATTCAAACCCATACCCATGGCTTTTGTTGCTAATACCAAACGCAAGTTTGGGTCCTCATTTTCTATCTCCTGTATGATATGGGTTTTCATATCGGGCATATACTCTTTATGGTACTGGGCAAACAACCTGTTTTCTGGTTTGTTAACATGAGGTGGATAATATTGAAGTTCTTTGAGGTGGTGATTTAACACTTGGTAAAAATAGCCCAGGGCATCTAGACTCTCTACATACACAGTAGGCGATTTGCCGGTTCTCAATGACGTAAGCAAACACCTAAGCAGCAACCGGAAAAACCGGACAAGTTACCGAAGCGGCTACATTATAAGAAGTGCTTACTTCTATGAAATacgattgttttttttttaaaaactttactTATGATATATGCCATTTCATTTCTTGAATCATCAACGTCAAAAATACAACACAAATCagtaattatttgaaaattaaagggATGGAGTGATTCATTTAAAACTAACATATGAACTAAAGCTGCAAAACATAGCCAACGCTAGACtgaaaatcaatgtaaaatatgaggtttctaaatatatatgtttatatctaatatataaatgatctaaaatgtatttgtgaaaAAGCAGTATATAAAATCCAATAAATAATCTATTACACGAAAGCAAAGTTGCACAGTCGTGCGATTTGCGAAGTTTAGAAGGGGTTTTCCCGATTTTTATCAAGCGCATATCGGTGGATCAACTTCTACTGTGGAACatctttttcaatgaaataaaatacatattgttTATCCTATTGCAGATTgatcactgtacatgtatgtataaagaAATGCAACTGTATGTACACTAATGTATATAGTGTAATTACTATTGGAACAACGGAAGAATGCacaaatgatgaaaaattacaaataaggaagaattttttttatgtataaacAAGGATCATTTTGCTAGTTTACTTAGCAATTCAAATCAACTTAGAATTTTTCATTATCTTCAGATCACCAGCTTATCAATTAAAGTTCTTTTAAAAAGTTTACTTAAAACGTATACTTAAGGCTAGACACAAACAGTGACAATCTAAGGGGCACATACATGATTGAAACAATGTGGATGCAAATCTATTACCTGGCGAACACATGTACATCTCCCCAGCAAATTATGAATGTTACACATTAATTTTTTCTCTAACAACATCCTGGTATTCTGAGAGCAAAGTTACTTATTATGTATTGAAAATGTTATCTGCATTAAGTTTGATcattacaaatgaaatataatttctcGGCAATTTAATTGACACTCTAGATACTTAAACCACCGTTATCGTCCGTAGCAATGAGGAAAAACATGTTGCAAAACAATTGCTTAAGGGCGCAGGCACGAAGTACGAAGCACTTCTAGggtaacagatacacgaaaatataagaaaaacacaatcttcaaaattcaatcctacacactgacagcttcagtttgtggccgccattttttcatacatatggggaggttgtgcattgctccggtactgctctcccaagtaaatatatatttaactaatgtaaatgcataacaggagtaattaaacatatttcattattctttaaataataataataacacttaaaaaaaaaaaagctataggatgCACTCAAAATATCCTCCAAGGCGAAGATGACCgaaaggaatcatgacgtcacattacGTCAAAAAATGGCGCGAAAgcataggattcgcatacgcggcaaTCCATGCCTTGAATtgacacagagaaatccgaatctttgagtCCATTCCTTTGAGTTGATgttagacaattattacatcatatacttctatagtttaaagtgtgtccttttatttataaattatgtcttctacatgaaatagaatataaaataaacaagtagagcttcgctcttcctatttcgtgcatgattcatattaaaacatttggCTGCGCCCTtaaaggccttgccttcagtcatattatactTGTACAGTAgattattattacatgtatctaGTAGCATGACATGATTTAATactaatttaaaaatttaataaaaaataatcagaGGAAAAATTATACACTTTACCATATAGAGACATTTTGGTGATCGAAGTAAATGTACAACTTTTAGCGTATGTATTAATTTATTCTCATTGGCACTATATGCGATTCCGGTAAAACAAGAAGTACTTATAGATTCTGTGTATAAACGTAATCAGTACAGTATAGGTtctattaattctaaaatgaacatgaaaattCTTTGGTAATTTTTATACGCGCCTGAATCTACATCATTAAATAGACTACTTAAAGTTAAACTTTCATTATCAATCCAGGTCGATTTAAACGACAAGTTACATGTTAATAAATATGCCTGCCCATATTACTAGGccttttatttctttcttttttttcttcttaatatTTAGAcgttatattaaaaaaaaaacaaaaaaaactaataacATAGGCAGGTTAAGCGGACTAAGCAATTCCATGTTctcgggtggggtgtgttgcttggtgtgttcggcggcatgtttcagtgatatagcactataaaaagggcaaaagttccactatacaagaagacacaacatgaatataccgcagtctcccgaaacacgcacctcgcacaacatacacacaacacaccgcttacatgggaggccgtccttacatgaccatagctgttaatgggatgttaattaatcaaacaaacaaaacaaacaagcaaGAGAGGGAACTGGAAAAAAGTCTAAAAGGGAGGAAATTTTGAGTGAATGTGATGATGAGGAAGAACAGTGTGATGTGTTCAGAATGAAAGATTGCGTGTGTGTTGATGGAGAGGATGAAAGTGTTGTTTGTCCTAATTGTATGCAAATAGTAAGATTTAATTCACaagtttgattgtttgtttgattaattaacgtcattttaacagctatggtcatgttagAACGGCCTTCCATGTTAAAaatatgttgtgcgaggtgcgtgtttaggaagactgcggtatattcatggaactgttgcccttttttatagttctatatcactaaagcatgccgctgaagataCTAAACAATAGaccccatctggtcacattttactgacaacgggcgaaccagtcgttccactccctgtatgctgaacgctaagcagcagtagaaactaccatttttatagactttggtgtgtctcggtcaggggacagaaccaagagccttcctcacaggggagaacgctcaactcaaggccaaaagtgaggcggtgccaagggcgGCATAAGGAAAGATAGAGTTAGCCGGGAAGaaaagacaagaggcccatgggccttaacggtcatctgactattagtacaatacaacatagacgtttaaagattttagcctatttgacccctgtgaccttgattgaaggtcaaggtaattcatttgaacaaacttggtagcccttcatcccagcatgctacatgcccaatatcagtaccctgggccttctggttcttaagaagaaatcttttcaagattttagcctatttgactccagtgaccttgaatgaagatcaaggtcattcatttgaacaaacttggtagcccttcatcccagcatgccagagacctaatatcaggtctctcttcattattcacaagatgttgtttaaatgattatagcctatttgacccctgtgaccttgaatgaaggtcaaggtcatttatttgaacaaacttggtagacttcatcccagcatcctacgggcccaatatcagtaccctgagaagaagtcgtttaaagattttagcctttttgacccatgtgaccttaaatgaaagttaaggtcattcatttgaacaaactttgtagcccttcatcccagcatgtcacaggcccaatatcaataccctgggccttctggttcttgagaagaagtcgtttaaagattttagtctatttgaccccccgtgaccttgagtgaaggtcaaggtcatttatctgaacaaacttggtaacccttcatcccattATGCCagaggcctaatatcaggtctctaggcttcttagttattcacaagaagttgtttaaaggatgttagcctatttgaccccagtgaccttgaatgaaggtcaagttcatttatatgaacaaacttggtagcccttcatcccagcatcatacaggccaaatatcagtaccctgggccttctggttcttaagaagaagtcatttcaagattttagcctattcgactccagtgaccttgaatgaagatcaaggtcattcatttgaacaaacttggtagcccttcatcccagcatgccagaggcctaatatcaggtctctaaacctcttcattattcacaagatgttgtttaaatgattatagcctatttgacccctgtgaccttgaatgatggtcaaggtcatttatttgaacaaacttcgtagcccttcatcccacaggccaaatatcagtaccctgggccgtCTGGTTctggagaagaagtcatttaaagattttagcttttttgacccctgtgatcttcaATGATAGTTAAGGtcatatttgaacaaacttggtagcccttcatcttagcatgtcacaggctcaAAATcaataccctgggccttctggttcttgagaagaagtcgtttgaagattttagcctatttgacccctgtgaccttgaatgaaggtcaaggtcatttatttgaacaaacttggtagccctccatcccacaggcctaatatcaggtccctaagccttctggttcttgagaagaagtcgttgaaagattttagcctattcgaccctcgtgaccttgaatgaaggtcaaggtcatttttttgaacaaagttggtagcccttcatcccagcataccacaggcctaatatcaggtctctaggcctcttagttattcacaataagTTGTTTAatggattttagcctatttgacccctgtgaccttgaatgacggtcaaggtcatttatttgaacaaacttggtagccctccatcccagcaacctacaggccaaatatgagtaccctgggccttccagttattgagaagaagtcgtttgaatgaaaagtttacggacagcgcacggcgcacgacgacggacggtgcatgatgaagCTAAGATTCTTAATTacgtcgccttttacgatcattcaataagggcagcaggtacaattctaacgccctacctgcagggccaatttCACAAATGTCATATGCGAGAACTGTTGACTTGTAACTGCAGTAAATTCAGATGtcatttgatatacattgtaaatttacatgtcgttgtcagtataatgtgaaagGGTGGAGTGGAGCTCTTATTTTTCTGAGTAAAATTAAAACCCAGTatatgcattgtaaatattgtatttctCAAAACCCAGTatatgcattgtaaatattgtatttctcaaaatgttggtattaTGCCGTTATTTAAAAGCCTTGTTTGGTATGAATAATCAGAATATTGcgtaatatttacagtcagtggtgaattgatagtataaaccccgttgatttcaaccaaaggctactcaactttatttctggatagattgagtatgtcaagcgcaatttggagccgcgcggatgaatttatgatggtccaaatacagaaacttttggtgttttcagtaccgaacgtacgttcgatgaacatgtgcATGTATCacaataggtttgaacacacatacatgtacgtgtgtaaatactttttgtttgtttgtttgattaattaacgtcctattaacagctatggtcatgtaaggacggcctcccatgtatgcagtgtgttgcgtgtatgttgcgcgaggtgcgtgttttgggagactgcggtatataatcgtgttgtgtcttcttgtatagtggaactgttgccctttttatagtgctatatcactgaagcatgccgccgaagacaccaggcaacacaccccacccggtcacattatactgacaacgggcaaaccagtcgtcccactcccgttatgctgagcgctaagcaggagcagaaactaccacttttatagactttggtgtgtctcggccaggggacagaacccagagccttcctcacaggggcgagcgctcaaccataggccaaaagtgaggtggtgtcaagggagactctaggaagaacaaagtaatttagggagaaagaaaagataagatcctaaatttagtcgccttttacg from Argopecten irradians isolate NY chromosome 15, Ai_NY, whole genome shotgun sequence encodes:
- the LOC138309652 gene encoding uncharacterized protein, producing the protein MDEGTQTDNLIMDFSKAFDKVSYPLLIPKLRHFCINDSVTTWIGDFLSERTKAFLVEREKSDYVNVLSGDGVPKGLGHRPILFFFYINDIPIGLDATVRLFADDTIAYLALSSHSDTAKLQKNPDC
- the LOC138309653 gene encoding ATP-dependent DNA helicase Q1-like translates to MYKHRCLLTSLRTGKSPTVYVESLDALGYFYQVLNHHLKELQYYPPHVNKPENRLFAQYHKEYMPDMKTHIIQEIENEDPNLRLVLATKAMGMGLNAPHIRRIIHCRPPTTLEKYAQEIGRAGRDGARTKAVLHYNNSDIATCKNRKGLSSAMAEFCKNTTSCLRVELVKYFGFDNVMFNGPAAGYCSNCAGTVKETYL